Within Brockia lithotrophica, the genomic segment CGCACGGGAAGGAAAGAACACGCATGCCCCCTTCGACGCGCCGACCGCAGGTCTACTTTGCTCGCTCCTTGGCGCGATCGATCGCCGCCTGAGCAGCTCGTGCTGCGTCCCTGAGTGCGGCGTCTGCCGACTTCTGTCCCAAAAGGGCCGCCTGGATTTCCTTGTCGATCTCCTTGAGGGCGGCATCGAACCCGGGAATTCGCGGATCAAAGAATCCGTAATCGAACTGCCGGGTGCCCACCCCGTAAGCGGGATTCTGGGCGACGTAATCCTGCCACTCCTTCGTCTCGAGCGCCGAATAGCGGATGGGGAGATACCCCGTGGACTTCGCCCAGAAGACTGTGTTGTCCGTGTTCAAGAGGTACTTGATGAAAAGCCACGCCGCAAGCTTCTCCTCGGGCTTCGCCGAATCAAACACGGCTACGGCATTGCCGGCAAAGGCCACGGCCTTCTCCTCCCCCGCCGGCACGGGCGCCGCCGCCCAATGGATGTTGCCTTCGGCGGCCTTGGCCACGAACGGAATCCCCGCCGAAGAACCGATGTACATCCCTACATCCCCGCGGCCGAAAGGATTGGACACGTACTGATCCTCGCCGGCGAGGCGGGCGACCTCCTCCTGGAAAAGCCCTACGAGGAAACCCAAGGCTTCCCTGCCTTCGGGGCTGTCGAAGAGGACCTCGCCCGTGGCTTCGTCGACGTAGCGCCCCCCCGCCTGCTTTACCCACTGGTGGAACTGCCAGCCTACGGAGTTTTCAAAGCCCATGCCGATTACGCGCCTGCCGTTCTTTTCCCCTGTGAGCTTCTTCGCCGCCTCCTTGAGCTCATCCCACGTCTTGGGCGGCTGGAGTCCCAACTCCTGGAAATAGTCCGTGTTGTAGTAGAGGATTTGCGTGCTCTTGCTGAAGGGGAGCGAGTAGTACTTTCCGTCCCACTGGTTGGCCTTGCGGAAGACCTCCACGATGTCGTCGAGTTCCTGCTTGTTCCAGCCGATTTCGGGGTTCTCGATGTACGGCGTGAGGTCGGCGACGAGCCCGTTTTGCCGGAAGTCCGTCACCCAGGTCTCGATCACCTGAGCCATTACGGGAAGCGTATGGGACTTCGCCGCCGCGGTGAGCTTTTGCTGCAGGTCGCCGTAGTTCCCCTGAGCCTCTAGCTTGATGCGGATGTCGGGATGTTCTTTCGTAAAATTCTCCGCAATCGTCCTAAGGGCCTCTTCGTGCTTTCCCGTCATCGCGTGCCAGAAGGTGATCTCCACGGGACCCGAGAGCTTCGTCGCAATTCCCGAGGAAGCCTTCTCCGGAGGCGCGGAGGTCTCCTGCCCTTTGCTCCCTTGGCAACCGCCTAAGCCGAAGGCGGCAAGAAGGGCGGCGGCAAGAAGGGCGGCGAGACGTCGAGCGAAAGGTGCGCGGCGCATGTCGTACCGTTCCCCCCCTTTTCCGGTGCTCGTCCTCTTTATCGCCAGGCCGCACGTCGCGATGCGGCTCGTATTTTTCCTCCTTCCCGCGGGCCGAGATTCGAGATTCTGCGAAGGGGCAAAGTACAACCTTCCCTCATCCCTTGATCCCCGCGCGGGAAATTCCCTCGACGATGTGCCGTTGAAAGAGGAGGAAGAGGACGACCATGGGAACGATCACAAAGGCCGAAGCCGCCATGAGGAGCTCGTACGCGGTGCCCGCCTCCGTGGTGAATGCCGTAAGGCCGACGGGGAGCGTCCGCATTTCCCTGCTGTTCGTGACGATGAGGGGCCAGAGGAAGGCGTTCCAGCTGCCGATCGCCTTGAGGAGGGCGATCGTCACGAGGGCGGGTTTCGTGATCGGCACGAGGATTTCCCAGAGGAAGCGGAAGTCGCCGGCCCCGTCGACGCGGGCCGCGTACCCGAGTTC encodes:
- a CDS encoding Glycerol-3-phosphate ABC transporter, periplasmic glycerol-3-phosphate-binding protein encodes the protein MRRAPFARRLAALLAAALLAAFGLGGCQGSKGQETSAPPEKASSGIATKLSGPVEITFWHAMTGKHEEALRTIAENFTKEHPDIRIKLEAQGNYGDLQQKLTAAAKSHTLPVMAQVIETWVTDFRQNGLVADLTPYIENPEIGWNKQELDDIVEVFRKANQWDGKYYSLPFSKSTQILYYNTDYFQELGLQPPKTWDELKEAAKKLTGEKNGRRVIGMGFENSVGWQFHQWVKQAGGRYVDEATGEVLFDSPEGREALGFLVGLFQEEVARLAGEDQYVSNPFGRGDVGMYIGSSAGIPFVAKAAEGNIHWAAAPVPAGEEKAVAFAGNAVAVFDSAKPEEKLAAWLFIKYLLNTDNTVFWAKSTGYLPIRYSALETKEWQDYVAQNPAYGVGTRQFDYGFFDPRIPGFDAALKEIDKEIQAALLGQKSADAALRDAARAAQAAIDRAKERAK